One window of Phycodurus eques isolate BA_2022a chromosome 17, UOR_Pequ_1.1, whole genome shotgun sequence genomic DNA carries:
- the bhlha9 gene encoding class A basic helix-loop-helix protein 9 yields the protein MSCSSVAESEFSEEESELGALSQSKDDGRPKTSFQDSESSTSSPSDPEEGQTKKRNRPVRSKARRVAANVRERKRIMDYNQAFNALRVALNHDLCGKRLSKIATLQRAINRISALSVFLSTNPPSKPCTHQECNRSTAGPAVMAASRLPTKGTVPRLEHQSYAPWQASISHQMQSQEGLHMDRLPMEPHVYMDNGVSSCPPSPHYPCYPTEGQLYASHGHCGSPHDYPPSPLRYSQVGDGLGYQPGMWGSCTQGYIDAFVAPSPALGHPWQMNFWQEHEHNLSTGSDIL from the coding sequence ATGAGCTGCAGCAGCGTTGCAGAGTCTGAGTTTTCGGAGGAAGAGTCGGAGCTTGGTGCACTCAGCCAAAGTAAGGACGATGGAcgtccaaagacgtcatttCAAGACAGCGAGAGCTCAACAAGCAGTCCGAGCGACCCAGAGGAGGGTCAGACCAAGAAGCGCAACAGACCAGTCCGCTCTAAAGCTCGACGGGTGGCAGCCAACGTGCGTGAGCGAAAACGCATCATGGACTACAACCAGGCCTTCAATGCCCTACGGGTCGCTTTAAATCATGACCTTTGTGGCAAGCGACTCTCAAAGATTGCCACACTGCAAAGGGCCATCAATCGCATCTCTGCTCTTTCTGTATTCCTGAGCACAAACCCTCCCAGCAAGCCTTGCACCCATCAGGAGTGCAACAGGTCAACTGCAGGACCAGCAGTGATGGCGGCATCTCGACTCCCGACCAAGGGTACGGTCCCGCGCCTGGAACATCAGAGTTACGCTCCCTGGCAAGCATCCATCTCCCATCAGATGCAGTCACAAGAGGGTCTGCACATGGACAGGCTCCCTATGGAACCACATGTCTACATGGATAACGGTGTGTCGTCATGCCCCCCTTCACCACACTACCCTTGTTATCCTACGGAGGGACAGCTTTATGCCTCACACGGCCACTGTGGCAGCCCTCATGACTATCCGCCTAGCCCACTGCGATACTCTCAGGTGGGTGATGGGTTGGGGTACCAACCCGGAATGTGGGGCTCCTGCACTCAAGGGTACATAGACGCTTTTGTAGCGCCGTCTCCAGCTTTGGGACATCCCTGGCAGATGAACTTTTGGCAGGAGCACGAGCACAACCTCTCCACCGGCTCAGACATACTGTAA